From Vogesella sp. XCS3, the proteins below share one genomic window:
- a CDS encoding DUF3857 domain-containing protein, giving the protein MNRSAKFLLCLAVSMPAMAAFKSPQEANSALRFRQDCQWQVAQGSDCRIEQVVTILRDSGRDAFGTATLVFRERETLTLLRAYTRQPDGTELAVPDGDIQRGTMPGQNGFESSSYLTVAFPAVRTGSTVVLEYRRQTPRIAPFEALSQMQGLSAGSLRIDEFDWKIRADQPLHWAGRDLAGRIEVTQSADRKTLAARSVQPMFFDVTETGNRFELRSLPLIDVSTEADPLRYLAPIATGFAQRLAEPLPAQAVAAVAMVQGKPWQQRLAGLMADVNTRIRYMGDWRISENGYLPFTLAQIEQRGFGDCKDMALTLAAMLRASGLQAQVALVRADVDNTPLLLSPQNGLNHAIVRLQVEGQTYWLDPTQKLNVLQGPVRELQDRSVFVLADDGKVATDRIPLMAAASSYNRQQLDFSPQDGRLWQLKAEGELAGSMARQILGVESMQGKERQDNVLAEALLSNGMTKTQHLVQRTAVPALLAEPYHYTVDAKVGQVTKPLGAFRLLDLRQTSGRIATWRQWQAKAGVTDYLMEASNEQSVTRVHDVKPLAQPASCEVRSPWADYTLKAVPVKNGVGLAQQWVRKALWLSADTMRSAEFGRFVDQLEECDGQAQILLQK; this is encoded by the coding sequence ATGAATCGGTCTGCCAAGTTTTTGCTGTGCCTTGCCGTGTCCATGCCGGCTATGGCTGCGTTCAAATCTCCGCAGGAGGCCAATTCGGCTTTGCGCTTTCGCCAGGATTGCCAGTGGCAGGTAGCGCAGGGCAGTGATTGCCGCATCGAGCAGGTGGTCACCATTCTGCGTGATAGTGGCCGTGATGCTTTCGGCACCGCTACTCTGGTGTTTCGCGAACGTGAAACGCTTACGCTACTGCGCGCCTACACACGCCAGCCCGATGGCACCGAGCTGGCTGTACCGGATGGCGACATACAGCGCGGCACCATGCCCGGGCAGAATGGCTTCGAGAGCAGCAGCTATCTGACTGTGGCCTTTCCTGCAGTACGCACCGGCAGTACCGTGGTGCTGGAGTACCGCCGCCAGACGCCACGCATCGCGCCTTTCGAGGCGCTGTCACAGATGCAGGGTTTGTCTGCCGGCAGCCTGCGCATAGACGAATTCGACTGGAAAATCCGCGCCGACCAGCCGCTGCACTGGGCTGGGCGCGATCTGGCTGGTCGTATCGAGGTGACGCAATCGGCAGACCGCAAAACGTTGGCCGCACGCAGCGTACAGCCCATGTTTTTTGACGTCACCGAAACCGGAAACCGCTTTGAATTGCGTAGCCTGCCGCTGATTGATGTAAGTACCGAGGCTGACCCATTGCGTTATCTGGCACCCATCGCCACGGGCTTTGCGCAGCGGCTGGCCGAGCCCTTGCCTGCGCAGGCGGTTGCTGCGGTAGCAATGGTGCAAGGCAAGCCATGGCAGCAAAGGCTTGCCGGCCTGATGGCCGACGTTAACACCCGTATCCGTTACATGGGCGACTGGCGGATATCGGAAAACGGCTATCTACCGTTTACGCTGGCGCAGATCGAGCAACGCGGCTTTGGCGACTGCAAGGATATGGCGCTGACGCTGGCGGCCATGCTGCGGGCGAGCGGTTTGCAGGCGCAGGTGGCATTGGTGCGTGCCGATGTCGATAACACGCCGCTGCTGTTGTCGCCACAAAATGGCTTGAACCACGCGATTGTCAGGCTACAAGTCGAAGGGCAGACCTATTGGCTGGACCCGACGCAAAAGCTGAACGTGTTGCAAGGGCCGGTGCGCGAGCTGCAAGACCGCAGCGTGTTTGTGCTCGCTGACGATGGCAAAGTGGCAACCGATCGCATACCGCTAATGGCCGCGGCCAGCAGCTATAACCGGCAGCAGCTCGACTTTAGCCCGCAAGATGGCCGCCTCTGGCAACTCAAGGCCGAGGGTGAGCTGGCGGGCAGCATGGCGCGCCAGATACTGGGTGTGGAAAGCATGCAAGGCAAAGAGCGGCAGGACAATGTACTGGCCGAGGCTTTGCTGTCCAATGGCATGACCAAGACACAGCACCTGGTACAGCGTACCGCGGTACCAGCGCTGTTGGCCGAGCCTTACCACTATACGGTAGACGCGAAGGTCGGACAGGTGACCAAGCCGCTGGGCGCGTTCCGCTTGCTGGATCTGCGCCAGACCAGCGGCCGCATTGCCACTTGGCGTCAATGGCAGGCCAAGGCCGGAGTGACGGACTACCTGATGGAGGCCAGTAACGAGCAGAGCGTGACCCGGGTGCACGACGTCAAGCCATTGGCGCAGCCGGCCAGCTGCGAGGTGCGCTCGCCATGGGCCGACTACACCCTGAAAGCCGTGCCGGTCAAAAACGGCGTGGGGCTGGCGCAGCAGTGGGTTCGCAAAGCCCTATGGCTGTCTGCCGATACCATGCGCAGTGCCGAGTTTGGCCGCTTTGTCGACCAGCTGGAAGAGTGCGACGGCCAGGCGCAGATCCTGCTGCAAAAGTAG
- the dtd gene encoding D-aminoacyl-tRNA deacylase, translating to MRVLVQRVTQASVTVEGSITGQIGAGLLLLVGVEEADTAADIDWLVRKVSQLRIFNDEQGVMNRSVLDAGGEVLAVSQFTLFASCKKGNRPGYSRAARGEISQPMFDSFVMAMAAALGKAVPTGVFGADMQVALVNDGPVTIWLDSKAPE from the coding sequence ATGCGGGTATTGGTACAGCGCGTTACCCAGGCGTCGGTAACGGTAGAGGGCAGCATCACGGGGCAGATCGGCGCCGGCTTGCTGCTGCTGGTGGGGGTAGAAGAGGCCGATACGGCCGCCGACATCGACTGGCTGGTACGTAAGGTCAGCCAGCTGCGCATTTTTAACGACGAGCAGGGGGTGATGAACCGCTCGGTGCTGGACGCAGGGGGCGAAGTGCTGGCGGTGAGCCAGTTCACGCTGTTTGCCAGCTGCAAGAAGGGCAACCGCCCCGGCTACAGCCGCGCGGCACGGGGCGAGATTTCGCAGCCGATGTTCGACAGCTTTGTGATGGCGATGGCCGCCGCGCTAGGCAAGGCGGTACCCACCGGCGTGTTCGGCGCCGACATGCAGGTGGCACTGGTGAACGATGGCCCGGTCACCATCTGGCTGGATAGCAAGGCGCCGGAGTAA
- the yaaA gene encoding peroxide stress protein YaaA, whose product MLMVISPAKTLDYDTPAHTARYTQPDFLAHSAELIATLRQLSPADIGQLMSISDALATLNAGRFHDWGGEFTPENAKQAVLAFMGDVYEGLDAASLSEPQLGWLQQHLRILSGLYGLLRPLDLMQAYRLEMGTRLANPRGANLYQFWGEIITEALNTELAKQPLPQLVNLASDEYFKSVKPKKLQATVITPVFQDLKNGQYKIISFYAKRARGLMARWAVEHAVSDAEALKGFNSEGYAFDANASDATHWVFRRDPLAQ is encoded by the coding sequence ATGTTGATGGTTATTTCGCCAGCCAAAACGCTGGACTACGACACCCCTGCCCACACCGCACGCTACACGCAGCCAGACTTCCTGGCCCACAGCGCCGAGCTGATCGCCACGCTGCGCCAGCTTAGCCCGGCCGATATCGGCCAGCTGATGAGCATCAGCGATGCACTAGCCACGCTGAACGCCGGGCGCTTTCACGACTGGGGCGGTGAATTTACACCAGAAAACGCCAAACAGGCAGTACTGGCCTTTATGGGTGATGTGTACGAAGGGCTGGATGCCGCCAGCCTGAGCGAGCCGCAGCTGGGCTGGCTGCAGCAGCACCTACGCATTTTGTCCGGCCTGTACGGCCTGCTGCGCCCGCTGGACCTGATGCAAGCCTACCGCCTGGAAATGGGTACCCGCCTGGCCAACCCGCGCGGTGCCAACCTGTACCAGTTCTGGGGCGAGATCATCACCGAGGCACTGAACACCGAGCTAGCCAAACAGCCGCTGCCGCAGCTGGTGAACCTGGCCTCCGACGAGTACTTCAAGTCGGTGAAGCCGAAGAAGCTGCAGGCCACGGTGATCACACCAGTGTTCCAGGACCTGAAAAACGGCCAGTACAAGATCATCAGCTTTTACGCCAAGCGTGCACGCGGCCTGATGGCGCGCTGGGCGGTAGAACACGCAGTGAGCGATGCCGAGGCACTGAAGGGCTTTAACAGCGAAGGCTACGCCTTTGACGCTAACGCCTCCGACGCCACGCACTGGGTATTCCGCCGCGACCCGCTGGCGCAATAA
- a CDS encoding 2-hydroxyacid dehydrogenase translates to MKIAVFDTKHYDRQALTLANARFGHELGFFEPRLNTATVELAAGFDAVCPFVNDRLDAAVVARLAALGVRLVVLRCAGFNGVDLAACRQHGIRVARVPAYSPHAVAEHAFALLLAVNRRIHKAYVRVREMDFSLDGLVGFDLHGKTFGVIGTGRIGESAIAIARGFGMRVLACDPQQDATLAARLGFDYAPLAEVLAHSDVLSLHVPLLPATRHIIDTAAIAAMKPGAILINTSRGALVDTPAVIDALKSGQLAGVGLDVYEMEEGVFFEDLSDTGLQDDQLARLLTFPNVLVTSHQGFLTREALANIADTTLGNATAFAAGEALANEVLPQ, encoded by the coding sequence ATGAAGATTGCCGTATTCGACACCAAACATTACGACCGCCAGGCGCTGACGCTGGCCAATGCCCGCTTCGGCCATGAGCTGGGGTTTTTCGAGCCGCGCCTCAATACGGCCACGGTGGAGCTGGCGGCCGGTTTTGACGCTGTTTGCCCCTTTGTGAACGACCGGCTGGACGCCGCCGTGGTGGCCAGGTTGGCCGCGCTGGGTGTGCGGCTGGTGGTGCTGCGCTGCGCCGGCTTTAACGGTGTGGACCTGGCCGCCTGCCGCCAGCACGGCATCCGCGTGGCGCGGGTGCCGGCCTACTCGCCACACGCGGTGGCCGAGCACGCCTTTGCGCTGCTGCTGGCGGTGAACCGCCGCATCCACAAGGCTTACGTACGCGTGCGCGAGATGGATTTCTCGCTGGACGGGCTGGTAGGTTTCGACCTGCACGGCAAGACATTTGGCGTGATCGGCACCGGCCGTATCGGCGAGTCGGCCATCGCCATTGCCCGCGGCTTCGGCATGCGCGTGCTGGCCTGCGACCCGCAGCAGGACGCGACGCTGGCGGCGCGGCTGGGCTTTGACTACGCGCCGCTGGCCGAGGTGCTGGCGCACAGCGACGTGCTGAGCCTGCACGTGCCGCTGCTGCCTGCCACGCGCCATATTATCGACACGGCAGCCATTGCCGCCATGAAGCCCGGTGCCATCCTGATCAATACCAGCCGTGGGGCGCTGGTGGATACCCCGGCGGTGATCGACGCGCTTAAGAGCGGCCAGCTGGCCGGTGTGGGGCTGGATGTGTACGAAATGGAGGAGGGCGTGTTCTTCGAGGACTTGTCCGATACCGGCCTGCAGGATGACCAGCTGGCGCGGCTGCTGACCTTCCCCAATGTGCTGGTCACCTCGCACCAAGGCTTTCTCACGCGCGAGGCGCTGGCCAATATCGCCGATACCACGCTGGGCAACGCCACGGCCTTTGCCGCTGGCGAAGCGCTGGCCAACGAGGTATTGCCGCAGTAG
- a CDS encoding ABC transporter ATP-binding protein yields MSDDTLLAVNGLVKHFPLHGGVLGRQTGAVRAVDDVSFVVRRGRSLGLVGESGSGKTTVGRTVLGLHQKDAGEVRFAGHDLHALDKAALRRLRPQLQLVFQDPLGSLNPRLRVGDAIGEALLAHGLCRREVLRERVLAVMASCGLGEEHYSRYPHEFSGGQRQRVGIARALALQPALIVADEPVSALDVSIQAQIINLFADLKQQGVSFLFISHDLAVVEHLCEDVAVMYLGQIVEQGSREQVFGQPRHPYTRALLSAIPVADPDARRERVVLQGEPPSPANPPAGCRFHTRCPQATAQCASEVPVVHRVAAGHQVRCHLMA; encoded by the coding sequence ATGAGCGACGATACCCTGTTGGCCGTGAATGGCCTGGTGAAACACTTTCCGCTGCACGGCGGTGTACTGGGGCGCCAGACCGGCGCGGTACGGGCGGTGGACGACGTAAGCTTTGTGGTGCGCCGTGGCCGCAGCCTGGGCCTGGTGGGTGAGTCGGGCAGCGGCAAGACCACGGTTGGCCGCACCGTATTGGGCTTGCATCAGAAAGACGCTGGCGAAGTACGCTTTGCCGGCCACGACCTGCACGCGCTGGACAAAGCCGCGCTGCGCCGGCTACGGCCGCAGCTGCAGCTGGTATTCCAGGACCCGCTGGGCTCGCTCAACCCGCGCCTGCGTGTGGGCGACGCCATCGGCGAGGCGCTGCTGGCGCATGGCTTGTGCCGGCGCGAGGTGCTGCGCGAGCGGGTGCTGGCGGTGATGGCCAGCTGCGGCCTGGGCGAGGAGCATTACAGCCGCTACCCGCACGAATTCAGCGGCGGCCAGCGCCAGCGCGTCGGCATTGCGCGCGCACTGGCCTTGCAGCCGGCGCTGATCGTGGCCGACGAGCCGGTGTCGGCGCTGGACGTGTCGATCCAGGCGCAGATCATCAACCTGTTTGCCGACCTTAAGCAGCAAGGGGTGAGCTTTTTGTTCATCTCGCACGACCTGGCGGTGGTCGAGCACCTGTGCGAAGACGTGGCGGTGATGTATCTGGGGCAGATTGTGGAGCAGGGCAGCCGCGAGCAGGTGTTCGGCCAGCCGCGCCACCCTTACACCCGCGCCTTGCTGTCGGCGATACCGGTGGCCGACCCGGACGCCCGGCGCGAGCGGGTAGTGCTGCAGGGCGAGCCGCCCAGCCCGGCCAACCCGCCCGCCGGCTGCCGCTTTCACACGCGCTGCCCGCAGGCTACGGCGCAGTGCGCCAGCGAGGTGCCGGTGGTGCACAGGGTGGCTGCCGGCCATCAGGTGCGTTGTCATCTGATGGCATAA
- a CDS encoding ABC transporter ATP-binding protein, translating into MSQPLIEFDRLSVQFATEQGVARAVQDVSFAIHAGESVAVVGESGCGKSVTALSLMGLLPPAPACRLGGEVRLDAANLLALPPAAWRPLRGRDIAMVFQEPMSALNPVLSVGEQLMEPLLTHRQLSPAAAWQQAIALLQQVGIARPEAIATSYPHQLSGGMLQRVMLAIAISCQPRLLIADEPTTALDVTIQAQILDLLRRLQQASGMALLLITHDLGIVAEMADRVVVMYAGRVVETGSVRDIFRHPQHPYTQGLLASRPVPGRRLDRLAAIPGQVPSPLALPDHCAFAERCPHARPACLHRQPVLQATSPTQQAACLLLNAEEAA; encoded by the coding sequence ATGAGCCAGCCACTGATCGAGTTTGACCGCCTCAGCGTGCAGTTCGCCACCGAGCAGGGCGTGGCGCGTGCGGTGCAGGACGTCAGCTTTGCCATCCACGCAGGCGAAAGCGTAGCTGTGGTGGGCGAGTCCGGCTGCGGCAAGAGCGTGACTGCGCTCAGCCTGATGGGCCTGCTGCCGCCGGCGCCGGCCTGCCGCTTGGGCGGTGAAGTGCGGCTGGATGCGGCCAACCTGTTGGCTTTGCCGCCGGCAGCGTGGCGCCCGCTGCGCGGCCGTGATATCGCCATGGTGTTCCAGGAACCGATGAGCGCACTGAACCCGGTGCTGTCGGTGGGCGAACAGCTGATGGAGCCGCTGCTGACCCACCGCCAGCTCAGCCCGGCCGCCGCCTGGCAGCAAGCCATCGCGCTGCTGCAACAGGTAGGCATTGCGCGGCCGGAGGCCATTGCCACCAGCTACCCGCACCAGCTGTCCGGCGGCATGCTGCAACGGGTGATGCTGGCCATCGCCATCAGCTGCCAGCCGCGGCTGCTGATTGCCGACGAGCCGACTACCGCGCTGGACGTGACCATCCAGGCGCAGATTCTCGACCTGCTGCGCCGCCTGCAGCAGGCCAGCGGCATGGCGCTGCTGCTGATTACGCACGACCTCGGCATCGTGGCCGAGATGGCCGACCGCGTGGTGGTGATGTACGCCGGCCGCGTGGTGGAAACCGGCAGCGTGCGCGACATCTTCCGCCACCCGCAGCACCCGTATACCCAGGGCCTGCTGGCGTCGCGGCCGGTGCCGGGGCGCAGGCTGGACAGGTTGGCCGCCATCCCCGGCCAGGTGCCCAGCCCGCTGGCGCTGCCCGATCACTGCGCCTTTGCCGAACGCTGCCCGCACGCGCGGCCAGCCTGCCTGCACCGGCAACCCGTGCTGCAGGCCACCAGCCCTACCCAGCAGGCGGCTTGCCTGCTGTTGAACGCCGAGGAGGCCGCATGA
- a CDS encoding ABC transporter permease, whose amino-acid sequence MSVLSLRLPWRRRQAELASLASAGRTPWQQALARLWRNRPAMLALLFLALMVVACVAGPWLLPWDLETTDALAANHPPGATHWLGTDFLGRDILTRLLHAGRISLAVGLVSVVLSVVLGYVLGALAGYAGGWVDGAIMRLADLLMTIPSLPLLIILGALLSELQVAPEQRIYLVMLMLSLLGWTNLARIIRGQVQSLRSRDFMLATEVLGLPLWRRLLVHLLPNTIPTLIVVATTGVAGAILNESYLSYLGLGVVPPTPSWGNMMDTANSFVDFQRRPWLWMPPGLAIFATVIAINVLGDGLRDALDPRLQARGAR is encoded by the coding sequence ATGTCTGTGTTGTCTTTACGTTTGCCGTGGCGCCGCCGCCAGGCCGAGCTGGCCAGCCTGGCCAGTGCGGGGCGCACGCCGTGGCAGCAGGCGCTGGCCCGGCTGTGGCGCAACCGCCCGGCCATGCTGGCGCTGTTGTTTCTGGCGCTGATGGTAGTCGCCTGCGTCGCCGGCCCGTGGCTGCTGCCGTGGGATCTGGAAACCACCGATGCGCTGGCGGCCAACCATCCGCCTGGCGCCACACACTGGCTGGGCACCGACTTTCTGGGGCGCGACATCCTTACCCGCCTGCTGCACGCCGGCCGTATCTCGCTGGCGGTAGGGCTGGTGTCGGTGGTGCTGTCTGTCGTGCTGGGTTACGTGCTGGGCGCGCTGGCCGGTTACGCCGGTGGCTGGGTGGACGGCGCCATCATGCGGCTGGCCGACCTGCTGATGACCATCCCCAGCTTGCCTTTGCTGATCATTCTGGGCGCCTTGCTGTCCGAGCTGCAGGTGGCGCCGGAGCAGCGCATCTACCTGGTGATGCTGATGCTCAGCCTGCTGGGCTGGACCAACCTGGCTCGCATCATCCGCGGCCAGGTGCAATCGCTGCGCAGCCGCGACTTCATGCTGGCCACCGAGGTGCTGGGCCTGCCGCTGTGGCGCCGCCTGCTGGTACACCTGCTGCCCAATACCATCCCGACGCTGATTGTGGTGGCTACCACCGGCGTGGCGGGTGCCATCCTCAACGAGTCCTACCTTAGCTACCTGGGCCTGGGCGTGGTACCGCCCACGCCGTCGTGGGGCAATATGATGGATACCGCCAACAGCTTTGTGGACTTCCAGCGCCGCCCCTGGCTGTGGATGCCGCCCGGGCTGGCCATTTTTGCCACCGTAATCGCCATCAACGTACTGGGTGACGGCCTGCGCGATGCGCTGGACCCGCGCCTGCAAGCAAGGGGTGCACGATGA